The following nucleotide sequence is from Aspergillus luchuensis IFO 4308 DNA, chromosome 1, nearly complete sequence.
cagaagaaggcgacaGTGGATCTCAGAGTGCAGAACAGCAGGATGGTGGTAAAGATGAACCAGCCCTAAGGAGGATTGTTAACGCGACGCTCATTCTCCCAGCCATTGATCAAGCTTACCAGCAGGTACAGTCCCATCGAGTTGTAAAACATGGTGGCGCCACCGGCGGATTCAATCGACGACTCGATCTCGAACCCACCGGGGGTCAAGACAATGGCGAAAGAGATCCAGAAACCTCCGTAGGAGGACAGAGCAGTGGCACCGAAGGTGTTTCCGACAGCCATTTCCCTATCAATAACGATCAGCAATTCATTTCGAGAGTGTGGCAACAGGGAGTACCTACCACATGCCAGCAAGCAACTGAACGAGACCACCATATCCGAAAGCCAGACCAACGACGATGTTGTTCGCAGAGATACCACGGGTTCCCATGTTGATCAAACTCAGGAGGAAAGTGGTGAGGGCGAAAGCGCAGAGACCCAGAGGCGCCGGGTTGGCGAACTTGCGCTGCTCGACCGACTTGTACAGACCAGGCTGGAATTCACCTCCGAAGGGGCGCAGGTTGGCCTCCTTGGTGTTGACGTGAGCCATGGGTCCATAGCCAAAACGCGCAGCAGCTCTAGCGGTCTCCTCAGCGGTCAACTCGTGGGTCAAGGGAGCACTGCCGTTGCTGCCGTT
It contains:
- a CDS encoding acetate uptake transporter family protein (COG:S;~EggNog:ENOG410PGY4;~InterPro:IPR000791;~PFAM:PF01184;~TransMembrane:6 (i76-97o109-128i135-155o175-195i202-223o235-255i);~go_component: GO:0016021 - integral component of membrane [Evidence IEA]) — its product is MSAEHPIEKDMAPELENGSNGSAPLTHELTAEETARAAARFGYGPMAHVNTKEANLRPFGGEFQPGLYKSVEQRKFANPAPLGLCAFALTTFLLSLINMGTRGISANNIVVGLAFGYGGLVQLLAGMWEMAVGNTFGATALSSYGGFWISFAIVLTPGGFEIESSIESAGGATMFYNSMGLYLLGWFIFTTILLFCTLRSTVAFFCLFLFLDLTFLLLGVGYLQRNSAGEPNTPVIKAGGFFGLLAAFAAWYNALAGIADSSNSFFIIPVAHFPWSPTARSRAKTPRETV